ACGCGACGCGAGCGGTGCGGGGCGCTCGACGGCGGAGTTACTCGCGGGGTTCGAGCCACGAGTGATTCTGAAGGACGGCGGACTCTCGGAAGTTGCCGACGAACTGCTCTTCGAGCACGAGATTCCCGTCGGACCCGCCGGAGACGTGGCGATGCAGGAGGTGGACGAACTCGCCGTCGCACGGGAAGAGGACGTGGAGGCGGTGATCGACGACTGGCACGACCGCGCCCGGGAGCGGCGACGCGATCAGAAGGCAGCGATGGTCGATCAGCTGATCAGCGAGCATCGGGCTGGAGACAACGAGGTCTGAACAGCACTGAGACGGCACGCAGAACGAGATCTAGAACATACCGAACTGCTGGAGGACACTCGAGACGAGCGCTTTGACGACGAGGCCGAGACCGGCGAGAACGAGGGCGATACCGACGGCGACGATAGGGCTCACGTACGCGACGATACCGATACCGGCAACGAGAATCAAGATGCCGACGATTCCGAGAGGTCCGAGGTGCTTCAGCATAGTCGTGCATGCTCAGTCAACCGAAATAAACGCCGTGGTTCGCGGGCCACTCGCCGCCAGCACGGGGTGTGATCGCCCCAGGGAATCGATAAAGGGTTAAACCGTTCGAACTCGAACCGGGGTCCATGAGCGACGACGGCGAGGGTGGTCGGAAGAACCTCCGAATGCCTGAGGAGGATGAGGTCTTCGCGACCGTCACGAACATGCTCGGAGCGAATCGGGTGACAGTACGCTGTGCAGACGGGAAAGAGCGCACTGCGCGCATTCCCGGCAAGATGCAAAAGCGCATCTGGATCCGCGAAGACGACGTGGTCCTCGTCGAGCCGTGGGACTGGCAGGACGAGAAGGCAGATATCACCTGGCGCTACGAGAAGAGCGATGCAGACCAACTGCGTCGCGAAGGGCACATTCAGTAACGACGCAAAGCGACAGTTTTCTTCGGCTCGTTGGGGGTGGTGGTAGAGTTAGCGTTGGAGAGAGCGATTGCGCCGACGTGACAGGGACCTAATACGCGGGGGACACCACAGAAAGCTTATCTGGCGGGTTTACCTTTCAGTCCGCATGACTCTCACTCGTCGCCAGCTCCTGCAGGGTGCCGGCGCGGCCGTCTCCGTCAGTCTCGTCACGTCTTCGGGGACGGCAGCGGCGTCGCAGTCGTCTGCAGGGTCACCCTCTTCGGACAGCCGACGGGTGTTCGTCCACCCGCAAAACGGACTGCTCGGCGAACTACTCGACGTCGTTGACTCCGTCGGCGGCACGACGCTTCGCGAGTACGACAACTTCGAGTTCGTGCTCGCAGAGGTCCCCGCAAACCGGCTGGACGAGTTGCTCGCCGCTACCGGCGTCGCAACCGTCGAGGAGGACGACGAAACCGGGATTCCCGACGACTGGTCACCGTCGCTACTCGAGTCGTTGTTGCCGCCGGACCGATCGGACTGTGAGACCCATCCCGATCAACAGGCCTCGTGGGGACTCGAGCGCATCGGCGCGAGCGAGGTCGAACCGAACGGGTCGGGCGTCGATATCGGGATTCTCGATACCGGCATCCAGACCGACCACTGTAGCCTCTCGGTCGCGGGCGGGCAGAACGTCACCGGCTCGGGGCTCCCAGACGACTACGAGGACCGCCACGGCCACGGCACGCACGTCGCCGGCGTCGCCGGTGCGGTTGATAACGGCCGCGGCGTGGTGGGGACGGCACCAAACGCGAACCTCTACGCCGTGAAGGTGCTCGATGACGATGGCGACGGCCGCTACAGCGATCTGATCGCGGGCATCGACTGGTGTATGGAGAACGACGTAGAGATCATCTCGATGAGCCTCGGCGGCGAGAGCGAGAGCGAGGCGGTCGCAGAGGCGATCGAAACCGCCCACTCGGCGGGCCACCTGCTCCTGTCGGCAGCCGGCAACGAAGGCAACAACGGACGCAGCTCCTGTACCGAGGAGACGATGACCTACCCGGCAACACACGACGACGTCGTCGCCGTCACCGCGATGGACGAGGATGACACACTCGCCGCCTACAGCAGCGTCGGTGAGGGTGTCGACCTGCTCGCACCGGGCACCGACATCCGCTCGAGTACCGTCGACAATCGCTACGCCGAGGCCAGCGGAACGAGCGTCGCAGCGCCGTTCGTCGCTGGCGTTGCGGCGCTGTGCTGGGAGACGCGCGAGGAGTCGGGGACGGGGTCGGGGTCGGGGTCGGGGTCAGGGCCAGAACCGGGCACCAACGATGCAGTCCGGTCGATTCTCACCGAGACGGCGGAAACGGTGCTCGACACCTGCGCAGAAGGAGCGGGCCTCGTCGACGCCCGCGAAGCGGTGGGCGACGAGCGAGCGACGGGTGGATCCGAGCGCAGCGAGGATCAGAGTCAAATCGAGAGCGGGGCTGTCGGGACGCTCCGCGACGGCGTCTCGTCGGCGTTCGAGTGGGTCACTGACCTGGTCGGGGCAATCGTCGAACGGCTCGGACGGCTGTTCGGGTAGTTGTGCGCGAACGAGACGACACTCGCTTTTTCCTGTCGGCAGCGTTAGAACTCGCCACTCGAGTACCGAGTGTGCTGTGGGTATGGGCCTGTTGTGACTACAGGTCTACTGTCCCTGTGCGGACACCGAGACGCGAAAAATCGATTACTGGGAGTTGACGCGGATTTCGACAGTGCCGAAGCCGGGGACGTCGAGTTCGGTCATGTAGCCGCGAAGACGGCGACCGAGTGCGGGCAGGGCGCGTCGGAGCACGACGACTGCGAGCGTGACCGTGATGGCGGCGGTTGCCGCGTAGACTGGGTAGCTGGCTGCGACGAGCAGCGCGAACATACCGAACAGGAGTGTAACGCTGCCGACGAGGGAGCTTGCGACGTTCGGTGGTTGTGGTTCGGTACCGCGTGGGTGGGTGTGTGTTTGCTGTGGCATGGTGAATCAGTCGTCACCCCGAACGGGGGACGGGTGTTCTCAAATCAACCTACGTCCTCCCCGTATATAATATTTCACTTTCCTGGTAGGAATAGAGATGTGTTACCATGCAACAGTGTAG
The DNA window shown above is from Natrialba magadii ATCC 43099 and carries:
- a CDS encoding S8 family peptidase encodes the protein MTLTRRQLLQGAGAAVSVSLVTSSGTAAASQSSAGSPSSDSRRVFVHPQNGLLGELLDVVDSVGGTTLREYDNFEFVLAEVPANRLDELLAATGVATVEEDDETGIPDDWSPSLLESLLPPDRSDCETHPDQQASWGLERIGASEVEPNGSGVDIGILDTGIQTDHCSLSVAGGQNVTGSGLPDDYEDRHGHGTHVAGVAGAVDNGRGVVGTAPNANLYAVKVLDDDGDGRYSDLIAGIDWCMENDVEIISMSLGGESESEAVAEAIETAHSAGHLLLSAAGNEGNNGRSSCTEETMTYPATHDDVVAVTAMDEDDTLAAYSSVGEGVDLLAPGTDIRSSTVDNRYAEASGTSVAAPFVAGVAALCWETREESGTGSGSGSGSGPEPGTNDAVRSILTETAETVLDTCAEGAGLVDAREAVGDERATGGSERSEDQSQIESGAVGTLRDGVSSAFEWVTDLVGAIVERLGRLFG
- the eif1A gene encoding translation initiation factor eIF-1A, giving the protein MSDDGEGGRKNLRMPEEDEVFATVTNMLGANRVTVRCADGKERTARIPGKMQKRIWIREDDVVLVEPWDWQDEKADITWRYEKSDADQLRREGHIQ
- a CDS encoding DUF7470 family protein, whose product is MLKHLGPLGIVGILILVAGIGIVAYVSPIVAVGIALVLAGLGLVVKALVSSVLQQFGMF